The genome window caataccacttctatgtctccttgagaaaacacttagggcgatgatggaagaggaggtggcccaggaggaggaggaggaggaggaggaagaggggtcatttttagcactttcaggccagtctcttcgaagtgactcagagggaggtttttggcaacagcagaggccaggtacaaatgtggccagccagggcccactactggaggacgaggaggacgaggatgaggaggaggtggaggaggatgaggatgaagcatggtcacagcggggtggcacccaacgcagctcgggtccatcactggtgcatggctggggggaaaggcaggacgatgacgatacgcctcccacagaggacagcttgtccttacccctgggcagcctggcacacatgagcgactacatgctgcagtgcctgcgcaacgacagcagagttgcccacattttaacctgtgcggactactgggttgccaccctgctggatccacgctacaaagacaatgtgcccaccttacttcctgcactggagcgtgataggaagatgcgcgagtacaagcgcacgttggtagacgcgctactgagagcattcccaaatgtcacaggggaacaagtggaagcccaaggccaaggcagaggaggagcaagaggtcgccaaggcagctgtgtcacggccagctcctctgagggcagggttagcatggcagagatgtggaaaacttttgtcaacacgccacagctaactgcgccaccacctgatacgcaacgtgttagcaggaggcaacatttcactaacatggtggaacagtacgtgtgcacacccctccacgtactgactgatggttcggccccattcaacttctgggtctctaaattgtccacgtggccagagctagccttttatgccttggaggtgctggcctgcccggcagccagcgttttgtctgaacgtgtattcagcacggcagggggcgtcattacagacaaacgcagccgcctgtctacagccaatgtggacaagctgacgttcataaaaatgaaccaggcatggatcccacaggacctgtccgttccttgtccagattagacattaactacctccccttaaccatatattattggacttcagggcacttcctcattcaatcctatttttattttcattttaccattatattgcgaggctacccaaagttgaatgaacctctcctctgtctgggtgctggtgcctaaatatctgacaatggactgttgcagtggtgggtgacgtgaagcctgattctctgctatgacatgcagactgattctctgctgacatgaagccagattctgtgttacaggacctctctcctctgcctgtgtgctaggcctaaatatatgccaatggactgttgcagtggtggctgacgtgaagcctcattctctgctatgacatgcagactaattctctgctgacatgaagccagattctctgttacgggacctctctcctctgcctgggtgctgggcctaaatttatgaaaatggactgttccagtggtgggtgacgtgaagccagattctctgctatgggacctctctccaattgattttggttaatttttatttatttaatttttattttaattcatttccctatccacatttgtttgcaggggatttacctacatgttgctgcctttttcagccctctagccctttcctgggctgttttacagcctttttagtgccgaaaagttcgggtccccattgacttcaatggggttcgggttcgggacaaagttcggatcgggttcggatcccgaacccgaacatttccgggatgttcggccgaacttctcgaacccgaacatccaggtgttcgctcaactctactctctaccttttattgttgaggtggacgcttctgaggtgggtgtgggtgcggtcttatctcagggtccctctcttgccaaatggcgaccgtgtgcctttttctcaaggaaactctcctctgcagagagaaattacgatgtgggagatagggagttgttaaccatcaaattagcttttgaggaatggcgccattggttacagggatccagacaccctattaccgtgtttacagaccataagaatctggcctacttggaatcgaccaagcgtctgaacccgagacaggccagatggtctttgttcttttctaggtttaattttgttgttacgttctgccctggggttaaaaatgtgaaggcggatgccctgtcacgttgttttctgggatcggggaactttgaagacccaggtcccattttggctgaaggggtggtcgtctctgctctttatcctgatttggaggcagaggttcaggcagcccagtcagaggctcctgatctttgttcccttgggaggttgtttgtgcctcttgctttaccacagaaggtttttaaggagcaccacgatactgtctttgctgggcacccggggagcagagccacagtggatctcattgctcagagattctggtgtccggctcttcgtaagacggttgagggttttgtggcagcctgcgagacctgcactcatgccaaggtccctcattcacgaccATCGGgctctctcctcccgttacccattccttcccgtcctttgacgcatctgtccatgaacTTCATTAcgggccttctgttctcgcctcGGGGTTCaattgtcgttctcttctgcttttcacctgcaGTCAAATGGTCAGACTGAATGCGCCAatcagaatcaggaggattggtattcttttttgtcaattgctgagtttgctttaaataaccgtcgccaggagtcctctgataagtcaccattttttggtgcatatgggtttcatccgcagtttgggacattctctggagaggggtcttctggtttacctgatgaggagagattttcctcgtctttgtcatttatttggcaaaagattcagggtaatctgaagaggatgagtgagagatataagcgtatggcggataagagacgtgtgcctggtctggacctgaatgtgggggatctggtgtggttgtctacaaagaatatctaACTGAAGGTTccatcctggaagttgggtcctagttttattgggccttacaagatcttgtccgtcatcaatcccgttgccttccatcttgatcttcctcagacttggaagatccataatgtttttcacaggtccctattaaaaccttatgttcaacccactgtaccctcctctttgcctcctcatgcgattgttgttgatggtaatcctgaatttcaggtctctaggattgtggattcttgcaatatccgcggttctctccagtacctcgttcattgggagggttatggtcctgaggagaggatgtgggtcccagtgacggaaattaaggccacttgtctcatcagggctttccataggtctcatcctgagaaggtgggttctgagtgtccgagtccacccgtagagggaggggtactgtcactgccagctctgtgagaaggtctgttagacgttcttcgctacctcttgcatgactttctttgttttagtttcactttgtcatctcctttccttctcccagctgtcacctatttgcactgattgtctccctttatattccctcccatactgcctcactttgcggtttatacatcttcctggattgtgttcactgctggaggctgcttctcctgattcctcagataagtctgtttcctttatttgtgtttccttgctggcttgattgaaagtgaccctgactccgtccgtattaagtgcagggagccgatggtcgtgtcccctcactattatagggttttcaggtgtcacatagtataaggtacatGGGCATGAACTCgactaccataaagacctttgcatgggcatagaagtcagggagagctctaggggttttatagggctcacccatatgctccttagtttgggataaaGCCAGtctgatgtttatttataagttccaactttctgcaacaccatccgtgacacaaacATGGACTTGGAATGAAGCTACGTAGCTGGTGGCTGTGCTGAACTTCTGAACTGTGACCAGAGCTATGGACCGAGTCGGTCACAGTTAAAAAGGTCACCGTCCAGAATGAAGCAGCCTTGGTGGCCCCCGGACTTACTTCAAGCCTTGTGCAGGCTACTCTGGAATACCCCTGTAGCATGGAGGATAAACTTGATGCTGCCCCATGAGGAGAAGCAGTGGTACTGCAGAGTTGGTTGTACTACCACCTCTGACCACAAGGTGCGCTGGAAAGGATATACACACAGATGTTTCACATCTCATAGACCTACTTGATGGAGCTGAGACGGTGATTTCCTATCCTTTAAGGCTTTCGATTTTTGTTCAGCTCAGAATAGTGAAGGTAATCAAAGTAAAACAGGAGTGAAATATTCCCTTTAACCATGAAATATGTGAAACATGTCAAGAACAATAACTCTCAACATCTTCTAAACACAGAGAATGAATGCAGAGAGTGGACCCTTTGAGTTTATCACATAGCCATTGGATTGCTGTGTAATAGATGATCTGGATGTTTCTCACCACCATCTGGAGCACAAAATGAAGGAAGGGACAATACCCTGCTCCTCAGAATAAAGCTGCACCTGCCATGGGGATTCATGGTGCCTGGAAGGCATGCTACATGCATGGAATGGAGACATAGAGCGCCCCCTAGAATCAATGCAAAGGAGGAGCTAAAAATCACTATAAAGAATGAGACGAGTGCGAAGGGCTGTGGGCAGGTGAATGGAGGACATGTTATATGGACATCAGCACTTGAGACACATATGACATACTCTACCAGGACCACCTGAAAGACCCTATTGTAGATGAGCTGGATGAGAAACACCACCATCTACAGTAAAACTGAAAATCACAGCTGAAAAATACTGACAACTGATAAAAGGTGTGAAAGGTCCCGGCAGGGCTCTAGTCTGGGAGATAGATCTGATGCAGGATTTTACCAAAAAAACACAGAGCGCCTGAGGTCGTAAGGTTTTCTGTTTATCGGCATTTTGGAAAACACATTGTGTCACCCACCACAATTCCTGTATGTCCCCTCAGTCCTCTTCTGTCCCCTCAGTCCTCTTCTGTCCCCTCAGCCTCATCAGTACATGTCTATCCCATTAGTCCTTCTCTGCCCCTTCAGTCCTCATTTGCTCCATCAGTCCCTGTCTGTCCCGTTAGTCCTCCTCTGCCCCATCAGTCCTCATCTGCCCTATCAGTCTCTATCTGTCCCATTAGTCCTTATTTGCCCCATCAGTCTTCCTCTGCCCTATCAGTCTCTCTCTATCCCATTAGTCCTCATCTGTCCCATTAGTTGTCTTCTGCCCCTTCAGTCCTCATTTGCTCCATCAGTTTATTTCTGTCCCATTAGTCCCTGTCTATCGCATCAGTCCTCATCTGTTCATTCAGTCCCTGTCTGTCCCATCAGTCCTCTTCAGCCCTATCAGTCCCATTAGTTCTCATTTGCCCCATTAGTCCCAGCCTGTCCCATTAGTCCTCATTTTCCCCATCAGTCCCTGTATATCCCATTAGTCTTAATTTTCCCTACCATCCCCTGTCTATCCCATCAGTCCTCCTCTGCCCCACCAGTCCTCTGCCGCCCCACCATCCCCTATCTATCCCATCAGTCCTCCTCTGCCCCACCAGTCCTCTGCCGCCCCACTATCCCCTATCTATCCCATCAGTCTTCCTCTGCCCCACCAGTCCTCTGCCGCCCCACCATCCCCTATCTATCCCATCAGTCCTCCTCTGCCCCACCAGTCCTCCGCCACCCCACCATCCCCTATCTATCCCATCAGTCTTCCTCTGCCCCACCAGTCCTCTGCCGCCCCACCATCCCCCATCTATCCCATCAGTCCTCCTCTGCCCCACCAGTCCTCTGCCGCCCCACCATCCCCTATCTATCCCATCAGGCCTCCTCTGCCCCACCAGTCCTCTGCCGCCCCACCATCCCCTATCTATCCCATCAGTCTTCCTCTGCCCCACCAGTCCTCTGCCGCCCCACCATCCCCCATCTATCCCATCAGTCCTCCTCTGCCCCACCAGTCCTCTGCCGCCCCACCATCCCCTATCTATCCCATCAGTCCTCCTCTGCCCCACCAGTCCTCTGCCGCCCCACCATCCCCTATCTATCCCATCAGTCCTCCGTAGCCCCACCAGTCCTCCGCCACCCCACCATCCCCTGTCTATCCCATCAGTACTCATCTGTCTCTTCAGTCTCTAGCTGTCCAAACCTATTTCAGACTGGAGCATTTTATGGAAAACGGTTTCACTTATTTATCAGGGATTTGGAATGAATCCTACATAGAACCACAGGGAGAAGATGGCATCTGCTGGAGAGAGGTCAATAAGAGGGTGTCATCACAGTCACAACTTATTCTACATTAAAAGCATTGACCTGATTTTCTGCAATACCCATCCTGACCACATGGAGCGCCGTTGTGAGACCCTAGAGAACACAACATTTTTCTTGAAGTAACTGAAATAGTGAAGAGGAAGGAGAaaggaagtgggcggagcagagAGGACGGTGATCCTCCAGCTGGACACATCTGGAAGATGATGTCATTATTACGTACCATGACCCACTGGATTACAGTCTTGTAGATGTGCAGAACCGGTCCCACCACCATCTAAAGAGAAACAGAAAGTCAGGTTCAGTTTTAGATCAAGATTTTCAAGGTTTCAGATTCCAATATCACTAGAATATCCccgtaaattattattataatgcagATGACTGATAAACTGTGATATTACTGTGTGAAAGGTCCTGGCAGGCCTCTGGAGAAGCTCTTCCTATTACAGAAATGGCGCTATGGTCGCTGTGAAGCTTCACTCAGGTGGAGGTAAGAAAACATGGCCCTGATGCAGGATATGACCACACACTGGACGTTTATCATGCGCCCTGCGGCTCATACATTCTCAGTGACTAGAATCCCCCTTTAAAGCTTAACATCCTTGGACACGCAATGAAGGAGATTTATCACGACTGAGGAACCCATATGAAGCCACCACCATGCGCTGGTGTGAGATGAGCCCAGTAATAAATTAGGAGCATCTCTGCCGTGCACCAGATACTACCCAGACTACGCCAGCTGTACCACGCCAATTTATGGCGAAAGTTCTAGTAAATCTAGCGGGCCATGCTAAGCCCACCCCTCCTGTGAAGCCCCACCCCCTTTtctcaaaacataaaaaaagtggtgagaagcctaaaaagttgcaaattatagtGTGCATATGGTGTGCTccataatttgtgaactttttaTACTACAATTGTAATACAAAGCCATAAGTAGATGTCCTCCAGTTTGTCATTTCCTCTTTTATCTCTGGACTTTTAATTGCTATCCGGAATAATGTCAGGTCTGATGATTACCTACCAGGATATACGGAGCTACCATCTGGTATAAGAGCTGAACCATCTGGTAGAAGAGCTGAACCGGATGCACCACCATCTACAGAGAAACATGAAGTCAGATTCAGTATTAGATCAAGATTCTGAAGGCTTCACTCTCCAAATACAATGTCCACGCTAAATATGCAGACAGCTGCTCCTGCCATGTGGAGTAATATCACACGCAGTACCGGAGCCTAGAGGGGACATTGCTAGAAGAGCGCCCCCTAGTGGGAAAGACAAGAGGCCAAAAATCATTAGCTATAACAAATGAGTGACGTGGCTGTGGACAGGTCAGGGGAGGACATGGTGGACAGGCATTAGCATCTAGGTCTTCTGACTTACTTGGACCCTCGGGATCCTCTCAGGTCTCTCTGAAACTGTGAGAAAGAAAAACACATAAGACGGGAGGTCACACGATAGAAGTCGCCCCCAATGTGAGCACCAGGAACATAATAGTAATTCCTGTGCTCCGAGATCATGCTGTGACTTCCTGCTGGGAGAGGGGAGAAGGAGCTACCTGTTATTAGGATGTGAGATAATTTTTGCAGATTCTCAGTCAAAGCATCTTGTGAATTTTTGTCTGCTTTACTGAACAGGACAAGGTCAGCCGCCATTTCTTTAATAAGAGGCTGGTCTTGGAGAATCTTCATCTTCACCTCTGAGGAGCTGCTGTCCAGGTCATCGCCCACCACAACCACATTTTTCTTCCCTTCAATAATAAGACAGATGTTACAGGATCATacaaagaaagggatgcaaatgagctcttaacaagctccgccTCTAAAGCCTCCAGATGTAAGGccgctatcctataagtcaatgttcaaccctttacagaggccttgagacatgacttggataataaataagccagcatctcatctgcagacagctgtttcagggtgattgtccCTCATCGGTTCAGAGAggactggcttaactgggtgaggggCATAGGTCGGGATTTTGGGGAGGGAGCGCCTTAATCAGCATTAGAAGACTTATAGGCcacacatgctcctctggaattctggagaGAGTttaaaggcctatttaaaggggggaacattgacttataggaaagctgccttacatctggttgtgttagaggcggagcttgttaagagctcatttgcatcccttactCCGCCTCTGACCTCTCCTGTGTGGAATCTCCCACTCTGACCCCTCCTGTGTGAAATCTCCACCTCTGACCTTTCCTGTGTAGACTCTTCTCCTCTGACCTATCATGTGTGTAATCTCCCACTCTCACCCCTCTTGTGTGAAATCTCCACCTCTGACCTATCATGTGTGTAATCTCCACCTCTGACCTATCATGTGTGTAATCTCCCACTCTGACCTTTCCTGTGTAGACTCTTCTCCTCTGACCTATCATGTGTGTAATCTCCCACTCTCACCCCTCTTGTGTGGAATCTCCACCTCTGACctcttgtcacggctgaggatggggaaaacccttagccgtgcggtatcagaaggcggatggtcaatgccaggagcctccagcttactacaaggctggagtacccctaaGACAAgtgatattcactgaggctttataggcccaagtagccacacacacacagaagggatttaacccttccaacaccaggaaagggatgacggccacttaaaggggaatacacacataaacaaacacacttcacctgttgccgcgagcaacggcatgcgtggcaatcatgtcctggggatcagccatagggctgagacactgccaccacatgcagtcaacaccacacgttgccacgggcaaccaagtgaaggaaagtgtcacaaaacataccACTGGCCGTGACACCTCTCCTGTGTAGACTTCCCCTCTGACCCATTCTGTGTAGACTCTTCTCCTCTGACCTATCATGTGTGGAATCTCCCGCTCTCATCCCTCTTGTGTGGAATCTCCCCCTCTGACCGTCCTGTGTGGAATCTCCCATTCTCATCTCTCCCGTGTGGAATCTCCCATTCTTACCTCTCCTGTGTGGAATCTCCCCCTCTGACCGTCCTGTGTGGAATCTCCCATTCTCATCTCTCCCGTGTGGAATCTCCCCCTCTGACCGTCCTGTGTGGAATCTCCCATTCTCATCTCTCCCGTGTGGAATCTCCCATTCTTACCTCTCCTGTGTGGAATCTCCCCCTCTGACCGTCCTGTGTGGAATCTCCCATTCTTACCTCTCCTGTGTGGAATCTCCCCCTCTGACTGTCCTGTGTGGAATCTCCcattctcacctctcctgtgtgaaATCTCCACCTCTGACCTCTCCTGTGTAGACTCTTCTCCTCTGACCTATCATGTGTGGAATCTCCCTCTCTCATCTCTCCTGTGTGGGATCTCCCCCTCTGACTCATCCTGTGTAGACTCTTCTCCTCTGACCTATCATGTGTGGAATCTCCCGCTCTCATGCCTCTTGTGTGGTATCTCCCCCTCTGACCGTCCTGTGTGGAATCTCCCATTCTCACCCCTCTTGTGTGGGATCTCCCCCTCTATACCCTCCTGTGTGCCGCTCTCATTCCTCAGCTAATGGGATATTCTATTCTGACCCCTTGGTGGGGGAGTTCCTCACATTGCCATCTTTTCTTACCTAGCGATTTAGACAGATGTGTGACCTCCTCGTCGTACAGAGAATCAGTGACATCAGTGATATTCATCCGTCCTCTGTTCTTTGAGTGATAGAGGATGGCGCAGTGACAGCGGGAAACCTCTTCTATGAAATCCTGAAAGCCATTGTTGGTTATAATGAAAGTTCTGACCTCTCTGAACAAGTCCTCAGACCTCAGGGCTTTAGTGAGGAACCTATAGCTGTTGTCATCTTCCCGGGAGAAGATCCCGACCACCCGCTTCATGGTCAAAATGTTCTGGAATTTTAAAGAAAACATTCAACAATTAataacacacctcagctgctgcagaacatcctaatatacacctcagccgctgcagaacctcctaatacacacctcagctgctgcagaacctcctaatacacacctcagccgctgcagaatatccttatacacacctcagctgcagcagaccctcctaatacacacctcagctgctgcagaacctcctaatacacacctcagctgctgcagatcataatacacacctcagctgctgcagaatatcctaatacacacctcagctgctgcagaacctcctaatacacacctcagctgctgcagaacctcctaatacacacctcagccgctgcagaacctcctaatacacacctcagccgctgcagaacctcctaatacacacctcagccgctgcagaacctcctaatacacacctcagctgctgcagaacctcctaatacacacctcagccgctgcagaatatcctaatacacacctcagccgctgcagaacctcctaatacacacctcagctgctgcagaacctcctaatacacacctcagccgctgcagaacctcctaatacacacctcagccgctgcagaatatcctaatacacacctcagctgctgcagaacctcctaatacacacctcagctgctgcagaacctcctaatacacacctcagccgctgcagaacctcctaatacacacctcagccgctgcagaatatcctaatacacacctcagccgctgcagaacctcctaatacacacctcagctgctacagaacctcctaatacacacctcagctgctacagaacctcctaacacacacctcagctgctgcagaacctcctaatacacacctcagctgctgcagaacctcctaatacacacctcagccgctgcagaacctcctaatacacacctcagccgctgcagaataTCCTAATACACACCTGAGCCGCTGCAGAatatcctaatacacacctcagctgctgcagaacctcctaatacacacctcagctgaaggacctcctaatacacacctcagccgctgcagaacctcctaatacacacctcagccgctgcagaacctcctaatacacacctcagctgctgcagaacatcttaatacacacctcagctgctgcagaacatcctaatacacacctcagctactgcagaacctcctaatacacacctcagctgctgcagaacctcctaatacacaccacagctgctgcagaacctcctaatacacaccacagctgctgcagaacatcctaatacacacctcagctgctgcagaacctcctaatacacacctcagccgctgcagaatatcctaatacacacctcagaggcagcagaacctcctaatacacacctcagctgctgcagaatattctaatacacacctcagccgctgcagaacctcctaatacacacctcagctgctgcagaacatcctaatacacacctcagctgctgcagaacatcctaatacacacctcagccgctgcagaatatcctaatacacacctcagctgctgcagaacctcctaatacacacctcagctgaaggacctcctaatacacacctcagccgctgcagaacctcctaatacacacctcagccgctgcagaaccacc of Bufo gargarizans isolate SCDJY-AF-19 unplaced genomic scaffold, ASM1485885v1 original_scaffold_841_pilon, whole genome shotgun sequence contains these proteins:
- the LOC122924134 gene encoding uncharacterized protein LOC122924134, encoding MKRVVGIFSREDDNSYRFLTKALRSEDLFREVRTFIITNNGFQDFIEEVSRCHCAILYHSKNRGRMNITDVTDSLYDEEVTHLSKSLGKKNVVVVGDDLDSSSSEVKMKILQDQPLIKEMAADLVLFSKADKNSQDALTENLQKLSHILITVSERPERIPRVQMVVHPVQLFYQMVQLLYQMVAPYILMVVGPVLHIYKTVIQWVMMVVGPVLHIYKTVIQWVMMVVFLIQLIYNRLFQLVQVQYVICVPCADVHITCPFTCPQPFALVSFSVFIVIFSSSFANMLCITSRRTRLHTGIF